The following proteins come from a genomic window of Alosa alosa isolate M-15738 ecotype Scorff River chromosome 2, AALO_Geno_1.1, whole genome shotgun sequence:
- the mdh2 gene encoding malate dehydrogenase, mitochondrial isoform X2 has translation MTRDDLFNTNATIVATLADACARNCPEAMICIIANPVNSTIPITSEIFKKHGVYNPNRIFGVTTLDIVRANAFVAELKGLDPARVNVPVIGGHAGKTIIPLISQCTPKVEFPADQLAALTGRIQEAGTEVVKAKAGAGSATLSMAYAGARFAFSVLDAMNGKEGVVECSYVRSEETECKYFSTPLLLGKHGIEKNLGLGKLSAFEEKLVADAIGELKGSIKKGEDFVANMK, from the exons ATGACCCGTGATGATCTCTTCAACACCAACGCCACCATTGTTGCCACCCTGGCTGACGCGTGTGCCCGTAACTGCCCAGAGGCCATGATCTGCATCATCGCCAACCCT GTCAACTCCACTATTCCCATCACATCAGAGATCTTTAAGAAGCACGGCGTGTACAACCCCAACAGGATCTTTGGAGTCACCACACTGGACATCGTCAGAGCCAACGCTTTTGTGGCTGAGCTCaag GGGCTTGACCCAGCACGAGTGAATGTGCCCGTGATTGGAGGACACGCAGGAAAGACGATCATCCCCCTCATCTCACag TGCACACCAAAGGTGGAGTTCCCTGCTGATCAGCTGGCGGCTCTGACTGGTCGGATCCAGGAGGCAGGAACTGAGGTCGTCAAGGCCAAGGCTGGAGCAG GCTCTGCCACTCTGTCCATGGCGTATGCTGGCGCCCGCTTCGCCTTCTCCGTGCTGGACGCTATGAACGGGAAGGAGGGTGTAGTGGAGTGTTCCTACGTGCGCTCCGAGGAGACCGAATGCAAGTACTTCTCAACACCACTGCTGCTGGGG AAACACGGCATTGAGAAGAACCTGGGCCTGGGCAAGCTGTCCGCCTTCGAGGAGAAGCTGGTGGCCGACGCCATCGGTGAGCTCAAGGGCTCCATCAAGAAGGGCGAAGACTTTGTGGCAAACATGAAGTGA
- the mdh2 gene encoding malate dehydrogenase, mitochondrial isoform X1, which yields MFSRVARPTINVARSLSTSSQSHAKVAVLGASGGIGQPLSLLLKNSPLVSHLALYDIAHTPGVAADLSHIETRAQVKGYIGADQLDAAVKGCEVVVIPAGVPRKPGMTRDDLFNTNATIVATLADACARNCPEAMICIIANPVNSTIPITSEIFKKHGVYNPNRIFGVTTLDIVRANAFVAELKGLDPARVNVPVIGGHAGKTIIPLISQCTPKVEFPADQLAALTGRIQEAGTEVVKAKAGAGSATLSMAYAGARFAFSVLDAMNGKEGVVECSYVRSEETECKYFSTPLLLGKHGIEKNLGLGKLSAFEEKLVADAIGELKGSIKKGEDFVANMK from the exons aGCCATGCTAAAGTGGCCGTGTTGGGTGCGTCGGGAGGTATTGGCCAGCCGCTCTCGCTCCTGCTGAAGAACAGCCCTCTGGTCAGCCACCTGGCCCTCTACGACATCGCTCACACTCCCGGCGTCGCTGCTGACCTCAGCCACATCGAGACCCGCGCACAAGTCAAAG GTTACATTGGTGCAGACCAGCTGGATGCAGCGGTGAAGGGATGTGAGGTGGTGGTCATCCCTGCTGGAGTTCCCAGGAAGCCAG GCATGACCCGTGATGATCTCTTCAACACCAACGCCACCATTGTTGCCACCCTGGCTGACGCGTGTGCCCGTAACTGCCCAGAGGCCATGATCTGCATCATCGCCAACCCT GTCAACTCCACTATTCCCATCACATCAGAGATCTTTAAGAAGCACGGCGTGTACAACCCCAACAGGATCTTTGGAGTCACCACACTGGACATCGTCAGAGCCAACGCTTTTGTGGCTGAGCTCaag GGGCTTGACCCAGCACGAGTGAATGTGCCCGTGATTGGAGGACACGCAGGAAAGACGATCATCCCCCTCATCTCACag TGCACACCAAAGGTGGAGTTCCCTGCTGATCAGCTGGCGGCTCTGACTGGTCGGATCCAGGAGGCAGGAACTGAGGTCGTCAAGGCCAAGGCTGGAGCAG GCTCTGCCACTCTGTCCATGGCGTATGCTGGCGCCCGCTTCGCCTTCTCCGTGCTGGACGCTATGAACGGGAAGGAGGGTGTAGTGGAGTGTTCCTACGTGCGCTCCGAGGAGACCGAATGCAAGTACTTCTCAACACCACTGCTGCTGGGG AAACACGGCATTGAGAAGAACCTGGGCCTGGGCAAGCTGTCCGCCTTCGAGGAGAAGCTGGTGGCCGACGCCATCGGTGAGCTCAAGGGCTCCATCAAGAAGGGCGAAGACTTTGTGGCAAACATGAAGTGA